The nucleotide window TCTCTCCAAGAACCTCTCCGGCTTCTTTGCCACCGAGGAGACGGAAGGCAGAACTCATCAGGTCCAAGGAGCAGATGAAGAAATAGAGGAGAGCTATGATGGAGATGGGTTTGACGCTCCAATCAACGATGATGCGGTGCACCTTTCCACCCGTTGTCAACTCTGTTGattgataaataaacaaaaagaataCAAAGTTATTAGGCACATCCTTCCATTCAGACAATTTAAccacatcaaaataaaaaaatcccacaaATAAGTAAAGTAAACTACTTGTGGTTTCATTTGTATAATTCTTTATGACCAATTTCTTTGTAAACATCTGTGAAACTGTTCtttcaaacatgtttttgtttgcccTTTGGCATGTGTTTATCATCATTGAAAAACAGAATATTTTCATAAGACTCAGAGTTCTGAAGCcaaacattttacaattttggtAATTTGTAAATTTACTATTTTAATCATCACTCAGAGAGTAGTAACTCAGAGAGTAGTTACAAGctttttattaaagccattggaacctttcggtaaacagtattgtccaaggccaacacttcgtgtatcacaacttctatatatcaaataacaaacctgtgaaaatttaggctcaattggtcatcggagtcgggataaaaataacaggaaaacccacccttgtatccgcgcgtttcgccgtgtcatgacatgtgtttaaaagaaatccgcaactctcgctatcgagaattgatattgttttactgttttctcaaaaagtaaagcatttcatggaataatatttcaagagaagtctttcaccactaccttctgtaaaccctgtaagttatttgtaaatctgtgaactttttttttttctgtaccgaaagggtacaatggctttaaagtaagtGTAAAATGGCctcatattaaaaacaaaactaagaaaatatttttgttatcgAGTGCTACCAACAGATACTGTTCATGGCACATACATTTGTTTATACTTCTTTAAGTTGcttattattgtttttctttctaaattCAAATACtgcacgcccccccccccccaaggtgCTTGTTGATTTGATTGGTTGAGCAACGAAATATATTCTGATATGAGAATGCCCTATAAAAATTGGCAGCAAAATGagttaatttataaaaataatatcatTTTCTATAAAAATGATACTCTAACTATAACAACAagcaggtaaaaaaaaaatatatctcaAATTGCAAAACAACAATTCTACCATTTCCTctgttcaaaatattgtttttcttaaaggaaGATTTTTCATTCAACCAAagaaaaaacagaagaaaaacgCTTAAATAGAAGTGGCATAAAAAAAACGACTTGAGTGATTCGCCGAACCTTACTCTATGGCCGAACTAGCTACGTAGTATGTGACGCATGATGATGACTAGTCAGAAAACATTTCATTCAGACAGAGAATACAGACAAACGGCTTTACTACGTCAGGGTACTACCGGATATGCTTGGGGTCAAATTGCGGTTAGTGTGTGGTGTGATATGCCATGAGGGCTACACGTGAACAAAATGATCGTACGGCAAAAAGCACATGGCACGTTATCTGCCACCACTAGCAGCGCTGTGCAGTGAAAGTGCAACTAGAGCTAGTGTAACAAAGCAAAGTGAGAAAtggaactcttttttttttataggacaAACGACATTTTGATTTCAAGTTTTCAAAGTAGGTATTCAATAACTTCCTATTTATAGTGTCTGATCCGAGTTTCTCTTGTGTTTTTGCTTGCGTCAACTGTACCAGTGACAAGTGCCATGTGTAAGCTTTTTCGAACTtactaaattttattttataacttcACTTTCTCTTTCAGTATTTCCTGGTTGGAAACTTAAATTTTGTGTAATTAAAAACCGAACTTTAGTTATTTTTGCAACGAGCATGACGAGAGGGTGAAAAGAAACTAATGGACACATATTAATTGTCCCACCATGgcatattttaaaacaaattagtgACATCGACAGGTCAGTTGGTCATTATTTGATGTCATGCAAATTTAAGtagaagcatggaggtagaataaaTTCGTGTTTGAACAATCGTTGAAACATGTGAAATGGTAAAACTAATTTGATGAAGGCGTTTACCATACCCAGCTTCCCGTTCTCAATTTCCgtttatttttaaactgaaTGATATTGGATATAATTCTATGCTTCTTCACAAGACaagctagttgcgataacgtaaccctcctgccgacggcagcAACTAAAGACAAGCCAACCACTGCCAAGTATGTAATTCAAAAGGTTGAGCAGCTGCAAATTTTATAAGATTTTGGCTCAATCAATTTACCTGACCACTTCACCCCCGATTGTTGGACGTGTGTTGGTGCCCAAACATCATCAGTTCCTTCAACAACTGCCTCTTCCTGCTGCCGGCCCATTTTCTCTACTCCATTGTCCATCTTCAAGACCAAATCATGCTCGGCTCCCGTGGCACCACCCTCGGACTCCGGGAAAATAAACTTGGCCTCAACCAGAGTCGGGGACATTGGGCTAGAGATTGGTGTCACCTATTGTAGGAGGATGGGTGAAACGTTGACACCATCAGATCCTGTCTGATTCCATAGTTCAAtaccaattttttaacaaaaatttccAACTAAAAATTGtgtcaaaattaattttacttACCAAAACGGATGGAGAAACCCACACGATTTCTTCCCTCGGTCCAGCTTGCAGGGCATACACGGGCGGCGGCCCGGTTATCACCGATGTCGGCAGTTGCATTATAACATGCACATCATCAGGGCAATCAAAATTCGCCATTATTTAGAGACGGAAAATAATCCTAAGTTATGGTTTTGGAGAACACAGAAAAGGAATATCCTTTCAGACTGTCAGCCATTTACAATCTGCCGGTTTTCTGAAAAGCGCGTAGTATTATTTCTTGAAATCTGCGTGTGAGTTCGCCCTACGAACCAATCAAATTGGCTCATCTCCTATACGTCACCCTGTTGATGGCAGTACGCTACACGTTTCATTCATAAAATGGCACATGAGAGGCACATGATCACCATTGCTAAACTACACTGTACGGAGGCACATGATAGGCATCTGTATGCAGCCACACGGCCACACGGGCGGATCGGTTTCGTCCACATGTCTGATGCCGTGTTCTATTTTTAACGGAAGCAGGAAAATTCCATTTTAGTGCAGGGGTATTCAAATACGGCGTAGTTTTGTTAAATTAATTTACTGATATTTGATTCACATTGGTTTAATAAATTGACTGTTTGCATATTGATTTATAGCTTGCTTagtatttttggtaacaattgTAACGAAAAAGCATTCAAAACAATGAAATGATGTTGAGGTGTAACCTTCAAAAAAGTGGTATTTCCCAAAGGGGTTTCCTTGAAGCTTGCTCTATGCTTGAAGTAGTACTATCCGCATATAACCGGATTTCCCTCCAATTTACTAACGGACGGAAATCCTTGTTGTATAATAGAGAAAGGACCGTCTATTTCGCACAAAGCAGGATCCACAAGCATGGATGTAAACAACAGCccacaaggtacatgtataaagaaAACGAATCCATTATTGGGTGCAACAAATTAGGGGAATTAAGGTTTCATAGATAGAATAGACATTTAGAGGAAGGACCGTTACTAAGTTTAATTCCATGATCCAGCCCCCACACAGTCTGCCTGCTGACATAGTGTAGAAACTGTCACTGTGAACGAAGAAGGTGGGTTGAATGGGGCGGCACACAGGtttgcaaaataattgttgttgaaAATAAATTCCTTCAAACGACGACATTGTTATTTTAAAGAGAATAATCTGTTTTAATGTACTTTTTCAGGTGCGTAATAGCATTTTTACATTCAAAATCAAATAATCAAGGaaggttttgaaataaaatttaccGTCCTCTTGTTCCAACCACCAacggaggtagaaatagagtTTCTACCTCCAAGATACAAACGGGAGCTCACGTCCTGCgaaattttgttttgcacaAAATTAGTTCGGTGATCCGTTCATATCGGCTATAATTACGGTTGCAACTTTTGATAAAGTATTGGTGAGtaaaatcatggaggaagataGGACAAGTACTCCTAACAAATTCTTATCTTCGAAAATATTTGAGAATTTCACACCCTCTGTGAAATCGTGTTTAATTCATACAAAAGACAGTTAATCTGACTTTGGTGTTTCAGTCTGTGACCggatgcattttattttttaggaaGTAATAATTTTCGAACTTTTTAATCATTGATGGCATTAGACTTGTAAGTATTTACCTTATCTATACATGATGATAATATTGATAAGGCCTTAGTAACCCTTGTTTACAGCCACACACTTCCTTACAAAAGCCCAAAAATCACTGCAAAAAAATTGTACACCCCACGAGCGGCACAACACTGACCTTTGCCACCTCGTTATACACAGAGGTGGGCGACTGCGGCCGGCCTAATCAGGTCTCATATTCCTTTTTTTGTCtaagaattttgtttatttgtgccCGTGTGATTTTTGACTTATTTTTCGAATACTGGCAGTGTTactttgcaaattatttgttggagATGAGTTCTCCCCAACCGTTAACTTTGACAACTCTCTAGGCATTCGACCgatttttttaccccaaataaACTTGGATGAATATAAAGAATGTCGAATTAGAGATTCcccagaaaaaaaggaaagattattattatttttggtaaGAGCCTTTacaataacattaaaaagtgATTATCTTTTTTAAGagtgagttaaaaaaaaagtatgcaaaaaaaaaaaaaaaacacacacacacacacacccacacacaccaTCGAGCAGGAGCTTCTAGAAATTTTCAGCAGCAGATACATTATGCCTAATAATAATATGCAAAGTTTACGGTGCACTGTGTTGGATGATGAACGGGTGTGAATGATGGAGCGACTAGTACAAGTTCATACTTGGCTATTTTATAGACCATGACTTGAcaactgagggcgctgtttaacaTAATTGGAGCATTGGTTCATAACAGGACTACAATCTTGCTTGCCCGATCCAAGAGAATACAAATTTtaccaaaatgtttatttattgtttttagttCAATTTGTCAAACAACTTATAACAGCTGAAGACCATTGGTAAAAATAACGACAAGACAAATAATTCGCAGTTCTGAAACAACACCTCCTTTCTGACAAATTAGTTATGCATATATGTGACAAGGACGATGTGAGTTGCTACGAAGCGACTCGAAAGTTCTCGATAACAAGATAGTAGAAGTAAAATAATGTTATGACCTGCACTTGACTTGCACATTGCAATCTCATTGTCAAAGCTGTTATAAAACCAAAATGGTGTACAGCAAGTGTGCCATTATTAAACCGAGTAGGTGCGTGGTGTTTCTGAGTCTGGCTCTGCATTACTAAGAGCGGCTGAATTTAACGGTAATGTGCTAGTGCGCTTGTTGACGGCATCATAGTGAACCGCCAGATTCTGGGCTGTGTTTCCATTGTGGAGCGGCAAATCTTTACCATCTTCCTCCCCAGTGTTGTCTTTCTTAATACACGGGCAGCATCTTCCGAAGGCGTGCATTACTTTAGTGATGACGGAGTCTAAGGGAGCTAGGGAGTGCATGAAGAGAGGGAGGAAGTCCCAATTGCGGAGTTTCTTGGGGAGGAGGTGAGGTTTCTTAGCTTGCAGGATGTTCACGACAACAACAAATGTTGACAAGAGGATAAATGGGATACCCACAATGAGCAAGAGCCACATGCTGATCATAGACAGTCCGAAGATCAACAGGGGTATAAAGAAGAACATGATGAACAAGTAGAAAATGGCAAACCACCGGTACTTGGCTGTGGTGTTCCCAAGGCTCTTGGCGAGATTGACCGGTATCCTTCTCATGAACGGGACTGGATACCAAATCAAGATCCCGGAGATGTTAAAGAATAGATGACACAGGGCGATTTGGATACTGTTCTTGAGTTTATCGCCCGAGCTTGCCATAGCAGCCAAGAGGCTAGTGGCTGTGGTGCCGATGTTGGAGCCCAGGGTCAAGGGGTAGACTCTCTCTAAGGTTATGACACCAAGACCAACTAAAGGCGTCAATGCTGACGTGAAGACAGAGCTGCTCTGTACTATGAACGTCACCCCAGCACCAACAATAATGGCGAGGTAGCCGGAGACCCAATGCCATGGACGGGGGAAGTCTGCGTTGATGACCCTCTTGATGATGCCGGCCATGCGACCCTTGAGGATGGAGTTAAGAAGTTTCACCATAAGGATGAGGCAGGTACAGAGAAGGATCAATGTAAGGATGAGGAGGATGGCCCCTACACCCCTCTCTGAGATACCGGTATCAGCAAACAAGTATTTACCTGCAAGACAAGAGGAAAACTATGCATAAAATGGTAGAAATATTATCATGAACGTCAGAGATCCTTGGAGCAAGTTTCGAGTGATGAAAAGATGCATTTAATAATTACAAGTCTTTTATGCATTGAGATTCTTTTAAAATTGCTCCTTGTTACTGGGTGTCTAAAGAGCCATGTCACATGatgcaacttggaggcaaccaacagTGCATGCTATAATTTATAGGAATTAATTGGTCGCACTCCTGAGTCATTTTGCAGACATCGTCTTACGATCCCTAGCAAAAATATGAACATTCAAAATGTGAATGGCTTTCCTTCTTGGATATTGCCTGGATCTATTGCCTGTAAagtgcctcgtgtgacatggacCTCTGGATGAATGGCTTTAAGGTAAACTTTCATAATGGGCACTGTGATGTTTTTGAAGTTGTAGGTCTTTGGAATACTTCGTATTCTCCTCAAACTCATCATACAGTTTTTACGCCCTCTAAGTTTATCGTCCATTGCCAGTCTTTTTGTCTTGTGGCCACCTGTTATTTCTTATGCACTTTGTCTGTGACGTCATTTCTGAACCATCCCAGTATAGCTAAAGCTGAACAAGGATTTCACAATTGAAGATTGAAGGAGGTCTAAAGAAAACACTGACTTGACAAACTCACATTTCTCTACTCCAACCTCGATGTATTCAGTAACCATATCTGCGTCTTGCGGGAATCCAGCTCTGGTCACCTCGCCGGCCATTGTCGTAGGTGGCGTCATCGTAGTGTTGACAAAGACCGCCACTTCTTCTTTCTTACACCACACCTTGAGGAGTTTGGCCTCGCTGGGGTCGATGTCTCCAAGTGCGATCTTGGCGACGACTTTACTGTCAATCTGCAATGACAAACAATATTCATAGTAACACTATACATTCGGTTTGCGTTAACATGGTTTATACTAGGTAGATTATCTCTCACGATTAACGTGGGAGTACTTACTTATTATGGTGTTAAACTTAACACCATAATAGGTGTTGTCTCATACCTAAGAGAATACAAATTAACACCTATGGTGTTAAAGTGACCGTTGGCAGAgatgagtgttttttttaaccgtttatACCACACCCTGTTGTAATTgtggatttttatttatttatttttttttttttgggggggggggggtataatgTGAGAACACACACGGTGTAAATTTTACCCCAGCTTTTGCAGTGTACTACCTACTATGGCAATGCTGGGTGGAACCCACTCCAACTAAACCTAACACTTCCCCCAAGCTGTGGGTCTATTTTACGTCATACTCACGTCAATAATCTTCTTGGAAAATGGTTTGGTCAACACCTTGAGAAGTTCAACTTTAGTGCCCTTGTTTGTAGTCATGTTGAAGCTATTCACGATGAGACTCGTGAAATGGTAAAGATAGTGTGTAGCCACTTCCACCGGCAGTAGGCAGAAGACACACAGCCAGTTGAACATGTCGTGAATGGTTGCACCACCGAAGGCCCGCCTGAACTCATTGCGATTGCCTGACTGTGCCATGGACACGATGGTGTTGGTGACAGAGGTACCAATGTTGGCGCCCATGACGATGAAGATTGCCGGCTTCACTTGTAAGACTATTGGCGGGAAGAGGTTGATTTATTTAGTGAATTTATTCAgataaaaatacagcaagaacatgccaaaaatacatacacaacaGGAGAAAAGACATTGAAATAAGACACACCAGAGTAGAACACAAGACAGAAATACTGCACAAAAATGAACAACAATTTCTACAAATCCAACATGGCGTCTGAAAACATCAACTCAAAGACAACGTcgtagtaaacaaaaaatgggaAGAGAGAAATCCCAATGAGCACCatgtgatttttcttttatcCTATGTTTTTTATATTCTTCTTTCACTTCTATGTTGAAAAGCCACCATACCAAATATTACGTTTGATTGTATTGTAGAAAAAGTGGTTCTGAAACCACGATACCGGCTTTGGCTTGACTACAGTAGCCACTTTGATTCAGCGTACACAACTAGTGCTGCCTAAGCCAGAGCCGGAGCCATATTGTAGTCTTACTTCCAGCCGACACGATGGAGACTACGATGGACGTGGATGTACTTGAACTCTGGACCAACACTGTGGCTAGAATGCCGATCATCAAACCGCAGATGGGGTTATTCAACAAGGTACTGTCAGCGAACACTTCACCGGCCTCCTTACCTGATGAGTCAAAGAAAACAGATATGAAGGAGTCTAGGTACTAGGATCAATCCATCTTGGTAATCTGCCATTATTCAACGGAAGGTCAAAATGTCAAGTTCCTTTCAATGGATTTCTTTATAAAACCCCATTGTCACTATCAGGAATCTTGCACACGCTAACGCCATCGTActgttgtttacaatttttgaaCAATACGGTTTGTGCGGAGTAACCTAAATTTCACCGAAATTACCGCATGGCAAGTTGCTACGGTTGATAGCAACTAATTGTCACAATCAAGCACATACTCAAACCACAAGTTTCAATTCTGATAGTTACTATCCATTCGTCGCAAAAGTTTGTGAATAATATCATCAGTTTGTGTTTCTTACCTCCAAGAAGTCTGAACGCCGAGCTCATCAAATCCAGCGAGCAAATAAAGAAATATAGCAGGATGATGACGCCTAGAGGACGGCCAATCCAGTCCACTACGACTCGCTGAATCTTCCCACACGTCGTTAACTCTAAATAATTCGAATAAGGATGAAAGAAAAAGTGACGATAAAGCTTTAAAAGTGGGGTAATTTTCCGGGGTGTGTTTTTATAAGCGAAATTGAAAATTGTGAGAACAGGGGCGTGATAATAGGATGGTGAGCTGACTTAATACCGACCAGGGTTCTCTGTTCCATTTCGGTAAGAGCCAATGGGTCAACTAGACAGCTTGTAAAGGTCAAGAACTGACTTACCGGACCAGGGTTCACTGGTCAGTTCCATTTTGGTAAGAGCCCACGGGTCAACTAGACAGCTAGTAAAGGTCAAGAACTGACTTACCGGACCTGGGTTCACTGGTCAGTTCCATTTTGGTAAGAGCCTATGGGTCAACCAGACAGCTTCTAAAGATCAAGAACTGACTTACCGGACCATGGTTCACTAGTCTGTTCCATTTCGGTAAGAGCCCACGGGTCAACCGGACGGCTTGTAAATGTCAAGAACTGACTTACCGGAACAGGGTTCACTGGTCTGTTCCATTTCGGTAAGAGCCCACGGGTCAACCGGACGGCTTGTAAATGTCAAGAACTGACTTACCGGACCAGGGTTCACTGGTCTGTTCCATTTCGGTAAGAGCCCACGGGTCAACCAGGCAGCTTCTAAAGGTCAAGAACTGACTTACCGGACCACGGTTCACTAGTCTGTTCCATTTCGGTATTAAAAGAGCCCACGGGTCAACCAGACAGCTTCTAAAGGTCAAGAACTGACTTACCGGACCAGGGTTCACTGGTCTGTTCCATTTCGGTAAGAGCCCAAGGGTCAACCAGACAGCATCTTAAGGTCAAGAACTGGCTATACCGGACCAGGGTTTCTGGCCAGTTCCATTTCGGTAAGAGCCCATGGGTCAACCAGACAGCTTGTAAAGGTCAAAAACTGACTTACCGGACCAGGGTTCACTAGTCTGTTCCATTTCGGTAAGAGCCCACGGGTCAACCTCCTCATCAATCTCTCCTCCATCGATGAAGGAATTCACGGATTTCCGGACTCGCTTCTTGAAGCTACCCGTGTATCGACGCACTCCTCCGGCGACACGACCAAAGCTCCGGAGCCTCTCTTGGCGATGATTGCTCGGATGGTCCGGATCCAtgacctgtggaaatttgataaAGTTCAAATCAATTTAAGTTACAGTACAGATCTTATGGTTTTGGAAACTGTTgctagtataacacattgtgagaaataactACCTCTGAAGTATACATACTTCAGGCagaaaaatactgcttgacaacttatttgctaagcaaacatttagCGGCATACCAGTTACGACAATGtgattttggttggtaacccgtAAGCACTATTGTATGTGCTTAGCATTCGTTTTTGGTGCTTAGGCTTTGTGAAGTTTGGCCCTGCTGCAGAACGGCAAAGGTCACGTAATGAGTAACTATACATATCAGAGGACTCAGGAAACACCAGATTATAAATGCAGtgctgaaaggcagtggacactattggtaattactcaaaatttttattagcataaaacctcacttggtaacgagtaatggggagaagttggcagtataaaacattgtgagaaacggctcactcaagtgacgtagttttcgagaaagaattaattttccaagaatttgatttcgagacctcagatttagaatttgaggtcacgaaatcaagcatctgaaataatacaacttc belongs to Asterias amurensis chromosome 5, ASM3211899v1 and includes:
- the LOC139937419 gene encoding sodium-dependent phosphate transport protein 2A-like, which codes for MTRTEDTEDLVMDPDHPSNHRQERLRSFGRVAGGVRRYTGSFKKRVRKSVNSFIDGGEIDEEVDPWALTEMEQTSEPWSELTTCGKIQRVVVDWIGRPLGVIILLYFFICSLDLMSSAFRLLGGKEAGEVFADSTLLNNPICGLMIGILATVLVQSSSTSTSIVVSIVSAGILQVKPAIFIVMGANIGTSVTNTIVSMAQSGNRNEFRRAFGGATIHDMFNWLCVFCLLPVEVATHYLYHFTSLIVNSFNMTTNKGTKVELLKVLTKPFSKKIIDIDSKVVAKIALGDIDPSEAKLLKVWCKKEEVAVFVNTTMTPPTTMAGEVTRAGFPQDADMVTEYIEVGVEKCKYLFADTGISERGVGAILLILTLILLCTCLILMVKLLNSILKGRMAGIIKRVINADFPRPWHWVSGYLAIIVGAGVTFIVQSSSVFTSALTPLVGLGVITLERVYPLTLGSNIGTTATSLLAAMASSGDKLKNSIQIALCHLFFNISGILIWYPVPFMRRIPVNLAKSLGNTTAKYRWFAIFYLFIMFFFIPLLIFGLSMISMWLLLIVGIPFILLSTFVVVVNILQAKKPHLLPKKLRNWDFLPLFMHSLAPLDSVITKVMHAFGRCCPCIKKDNTGEEDGKDLPLHNGNTAQNLAVHYDAVNKRTSTLPLNSAALSNAEPDSETPRTYSV